A window of Bdellovibrio svalbardensis contains these coding sequences:
- a CDS encoding methyl-accepting chemotaxis protein, which translates to MAGSKMSLLKRLLLPIIGLSIFILGTMTILSTWKARDMVIEDAKDRLNKAGKYHAAMIRREIEKSMVISRMIALQAQSDIKSKHQNRDGFILSLKEYAEANPNLLGAWIGFEPNAFDGRDSEYANQKLHEKTGRFIPWWARAASGVKYSPMTIEGEGPLDKAAYYRIPMDTKKEALMEPYIDTVDGQKAMMTSSVVPVMIDGKAVGVAGSDIGLTKAAEFLKEVKPYPGSQAILLSFRGNNVAGTAEDKLTKKAEFDFDSAAIFEAISKGQEYNVVAKDSSGQSFMYLVSPIEVGNTGEPWALIIKTPESEVLAGVASLTNFQIFVAIVGIMALAGTVFFISRGISKNVSALSGDLEKSASNVNDSIEQLSIAGMGLSQSSSESAASLEETVAALEELTSMVKMNSDNAKQAAALSSRSSESAVQGEAEMSALLDSMKDISQSSKKIEEIINVIDDIAFQTNLLALNASVEAARAGEHGKGFAVVAEAVRTLSQRAAVAAKDITTLIKDSVEKIERGTDKADKSGEVLKAIVTSVKKVSDLNTEISAASEEQATGIAQISKAMNQLDQSVQSNAASSEEIASTAEEIRSQSRIMRKVTDDLKVVVEGGKGAELEAPPTPAQTSSKKFGKPQAQKTFDRKPAATASTSVKDNKFEDLLPLNDDEAA; encoded by the coding sequence GTGGCTGGTTCTAAAATGTCTTTGCTTAAAAGATTACTACTGCCAATCATTGGCTTAAGTATTTTTATTTTAGGGACAATGACAATTCTTTCCACTTGGAAAGCGCGAGATATGGTGATCGAAGATGCGAAAGATCGCCTGAACAAAGCCGGCAAATATCACGCGGCCATGATCCGCCGTGAGATTGAAAAATCAATGGTCATCTCAAGGATGATCGCCCTTCAGGCGCAGTCAGACATTAAAAGCAAACATCAGAATCGTGATGGCTTCATCTTGTCGTTAAAAGAATACGCTGAAGCCAACCCCAATTTGCTCGGAGCGTGGATTGGTTTTGAGCCGAATGCTTTCGATGGCCGGGACAGCGAATATGCAAATCAAAAGCTTCACGAAAAGACAGGTCGATTTATACCTTGGTGGGCTCGAGCTGCCTCCGGAGTCAAATACAGCCCGATGACAATCGAGGGCGAAGGCCCTCTTGACAAAGCCGCCTATTACCGCATCCCGATGGATACGAAAAAAGAAGCTTTGATGGAACCATATATAGACACAGTTGATGGCCAAAAAGCGATGATGACCTCCAGCGTGGTTCCCGTCATGATAGATGGAAAAGCCGTCGGCGTAGCAGGATCAGATATTGGTCTAACTAAGGCCGCAGAATTTTTAAAGGAAGTGAAGCCCTACCCAGGCAGCCAAGCGATTCTGCTCTCCTTCCGCGGGAACAATGTCGCGGGAACTGCTGAAGACAAGCTAACGAAAAAAGCTGAATTTGATTTCGACTCTGCAGCCATCTTTGAGGCGATCTCTAAGGGCCAGGAATATAATGTCGTCGCTAAAGATTCCAGCGGGCAGTCTTTCATGTATCTCGTGTCGCCAATCGAAGTCGGCAACACCGGGGAACCATGGGCGCTCATTATCAAAACTCCTGAAAGCGAAGTTCTGGCCGGCGTCGCAAGCCTGACCAATTTCCAAATTTTCGTAGCCATTGTCGGCATCATGGCTTTAGCAGGAACCGTCTTCTTCATTTCACGCGGCATCAGCAAAAATGTTTCAGCATTAAGCGGCGATCTTGAGAAGTCTGCTTCAAACGTCAACGACTCCATTGAACAGCTTTCAATTGCGGGAATGGGTCTTTCTCAGTCCTCCAGTGAATCGGCGGCCTCCCTGGAGGAAACTGTCGCGGCTCTTGAAGAACTGACCTCGATGGTAAAAATGAACTCTGATAACGCCAAACAGGCAGCTGCTCTTTCTTCGCGCAGCTCTGAGTCTGCGGTACAGGGCGAAGCCGAGATGAGTGCTTTGCTCGATTCAATGAAAGACATTTCTCAATCGTCCAAGAAAATCGAAGAGATCATCAACGTCATTGATGATATCGCTTTCCAAACCAACTTACTGGCCCTCAATGCCTCCGTAGAGGCAGCCCGCGCCGGAGAACACGGAAAAGGTTTCGCCGTTGTCGCTGAGGCCGTCAGAACTTTGTCGCAAAGAGCTGCTGTAGCGGCAAAAGACATCACCACTTTGATCAAAGACTCTGTGGAGAAAATTGAGCGTGGAACAGACAAAGCTGACAAGTCTGGTGAAGTTTTAAAAGCCATCGTCACTTCCGTCAAAAAAGTGTCAGACCTCAATACCGAAATTTCAGCAGCCAGCGAAGAGCAGGCCACCGGAATTGCGCAGATTTCAAAAGCTATGAATCAATTGGACCAATCGGTTCAATCGAACGCGGCTTCGTCTGAGGAAATTGCCAGCACAGCGGAAGAAATTCGCTCTCAGTCCCGCATCATGAGAAAAGTCACTGACGATCTCAAAGTTGTGGTTGAGGGAGGAAAAGGGGCTGAACTTGAAGCCCCACCAACACCTGCTCAAACGTCTTCAAAAAAGTTCGGAAAGCCTCAGGCGCAAAAGACTTTTGATCGCAAGCCGGCGGCAACTGCATCTACTTCCGTTAAAGACAATAAGTTCGAAGATCTATTGCCATTAAATGACGATGAGGCAGCTTAA
- a CDS encoding type IV pilus modification PilV family protein has protein sequence MRPSKVQGFTLVEVLVALLIVSVLTLACGTLLANLQDYIHKFQDSSSRALSWYQLTDRINGNSDFISSLALTPENDKLRVCTYGGSLGACAGDCCSTLESNEFVILDSTDTNPNLSLRRRLVGTSSKPALYTAQGELCVTAGQNCIYEITGSFSSVCPGSLESCDKAELFILDLQIKSNGATVPLKDRNLRIHYAPVSNAKPLVNPTAAQTLNVGQKLRVPVYANSGHAQENQDLLFNSCLSSDPSVVKVTCYGFINGTAMAILEAIKIGTAKIDLQVNDTGEANNLSDISSFQVQVNP, from the coding sequence ATGAGGCCTTCCAAAGTCCAAGGCTTTACTCTTGTTGAGGTCTTGGTGGCCTTGTTGATCGTCAGCGTACTGACGCTGGCTTGCGGAACTCTTTTAGCCAATCTCCAAGATTACATACATAAATTTCAAGATTCATCCAGTCGAGCGCTTAGTTGGTATCAACTCACTGATCGCATTAACGGCAATTCTGATTTCATCAGCAGCCTGGCCCTGACTCCAGAAAACGACAAGTTGAGAGTTTGCACCTATGGGGGATCGCTAGGGGCTTGTGCGGGAGATTGTTGTTCGACTTTGGAATCTAACGAATTCGTTATTTTAGACAGCACGGATACGAACCCAAATTTATCTCTACGTCGGCGTCTGGTGGGAACATCAAGCAAACCAGCTCTGTACACGGCGCAAGGGGAGTTGTGCGTGACTGCCGGTCAGAATTGTATTTACGAAATTACCGGTTCTTTTTCATCGGTATGTCCTGGCAGTTTGGAAAGTTGCGATAAAGCTGAGTTATTTATCTTGGATCTTCAGATCAAGTCGAATGGCGCGACGGTTCCTCTAAAAGATCGCAATTTACGGATTCACTATGCTCCAGTCAGTAACGCGAAACCCCTCGTCAATCCCACCGCTGCCCAAACTTTAAATGTGGGACAGAAGTTGAGGGTGCCTGTCTATGCAAATTCGGGGCATGCACAGGAAAATCAGGATTTGCTATTCAACTCTTGCCTGTCTTCTGATCCATCCGTTGTGAAGGTGACTTGTTATGGATTTATTAATGGCACTGCGATGGCAATTTTAGAAGCAATTAAAATAGGAACTGCCAAAATTGATCTTCAAGTCAATGATACTGGTGAGGCTAATAATCTTTCGGATATTTCTAGCTTTCAGGTGCAGGTCAATCCGTAA
- a CDS encoding DUF4337 domain-containing protein produces the protein MTEQKNANFEIYCGVVIAVFAAIMAVSDLLAGKYGDDEIIGTNEKAAAYMWYQTKSIKETLVEGEKSLLESLKDAGALKSGTEKAIDSHLASLEKKIQRYKKEKTEILKGSQTVGPENWVQDINGQLGKIIGAQETEAHLASLSIAGDRFDMSSLFFQLCLVLGAMSLILKSSKLQLVFFSGMCVLGLLGAGISLWAYLGVA, from the coding sequence ATGACAGAACAAAAGAACGCAAATTTTGAAATATATTGTGGAGTGGTGATTGCAGTTTTTGCCGCAATCATGGCGGTGAGTGATCTCTTGGCTGGGAAATATGGTGATGATGAAATCATCGGTACCAATGAAAAAGCCGCGGCCTATATGTGGTATCAAACCAAAAGCATTAAAGAGACACTGGTAGAGGGTGAAAAGTCCCTTCTAGAAAGCTTAAAAGATGCAGGAGCCCTAAAGTCCGGCACAGAGAAAGCCATCGACAGTCACTTGGCTTCTTTGGAAAAGAAAATTCAAAGATACAAAAAAGAAAAGACCGAAATTCTCAAGGGTTCGCAAACAGTCGGTCCGGAAAACTGGGTGCAAGACATCAATGGCCAGCTGGGAAAAATCATCGGCGCTCAAGAGACTGAAGCTCACCTGGCATCACTTTCTATTGCCGGAGACCGCTTCGACATGTCGAGTTTGTTCTTTCAACTGTGCCTCGTCCTTGGAGCCATGAGCTTGATTCTTAAGAGTTCAAAGCTGCAGCTCGTATTCTTTTCGGGGATGTGCGTGCTCGGGCTCTTGGGAGCGGGCATTTCTCTTTGGGCCTATCTAGGCGTTGCTTAA
- a CDS encoding PulJ/GspJ family protein codes for MNRGFTIIEVLMGMAIFGILSFGSLRLFGVVEKGHDHLMSEIGRNIENEQMIVHMTRPVYFGHLAKFTQNKYLKECIEADQVECDTNRDYPLTAMDLETEKPLRSISGSLSDAVNNTLSFRVHCPLNQTSCDQAEYFVVKVKTEVLSPGGTSYVLEKTAMVVPEINNVSTFIPDASISPGRNVNVLLFLDNSNSLLYAKDRVKTALSGLTTALSGLNARVGIYTLGLSTNTFLKSNRYIMPGGVRKDLSFAEFLTLADGTTFFDEQVRSFNFMPLWTSGSSYYGMVDFSSSDTSDLKSTKLTALNARVDKLFSSPAATTTDNAFCQILHIIKSNDQIIPVDAQTPTVVMLLTNEDDETHFVGNIAGAVAPGAVDIFNDCFSSVTSKNEVHVTPYTYWGDRQWNSFTVMADATVDGAPATLQRSVSIPFSVYDSFAKVGDDCMSKAPLFADKIKSVLISWNSTNLVYSGTYTVSKCAVTQSPFVLKQSSNPDVCLNEEASLLVAFPHYVPATCYRQSGSVGSSFLKWEGVVPMVSWTSQAYMAQDAALAIIESVAEKNSSKNVYFVPVIHPSDQSSTCPLTTGAAYGTKYEKLVNLSGVQGEVVSICSNDYSSKISSLTQAFLNNLGKDDITLPASVAGSLKSVEVVRGGATLNPVKDLDYRLFNNTLIFNSGYLQSTDVVKVFTQ; via the coding sequence ATGAACCGGGGTTTTACTATTATTGAAGTTTTAATGGGCATGGCCATTTTTGGGATTCTATCTTTTGGGAGTTTGAGGCTATTTGGTGTTGTCGAAAAAGGTCATGATCATCTCATGTCGGAAATTGGAAGGAATATTGAGAATGAGCAGATGATCGTGCATATGACTCGTCCCGTGTATTTCGGTCATCTCGCGAAATTCACTCAAAATAAATATCTCAAAGAGTGTATAGAGGCAGATCAGGTAGAATGCGATACCAATCGGGACTACCCATTAACAGCCATGGATTTGGAAACTGAAAAGCCTCTTCGCAGTATTAGCGGATCTTTGTCTGATGCCGTCAATAACACCCTGTCATTTCGCGTGCACTGCCCTCTGAATCAGACTAGCTGTGACCAAGCCGAGTATTTTGTAGTGAAAGTTAAGACGGAGGTTCTGAGCCCGGGCGGGACCAGCTATGTTCTGGAAAAAACCGCAATGGTTGTTCCAGAGATCAACAACGTATCAACCTTCATTCCTGATGCCAGTATTTCTCCCGGTCGAAATGTAAATGTCTTGTTGTTCTTGGATAACTCCAACAGCCTTCTTTATGCCAAGGATCGGGTTAAAACCGCATTGAGTGGATTGACCACGGCGTTGAGTGGTCTTAATGCCAGGGTGGGGATTTATACATTGGGACTTTCTACGAATACGTTTCTCAAGTCAAATCGCTATATAATGCCAGGTGGAGTGAGGAAGGATTTATCCTTCGCTGAATTCTTAACCCTTGCAGATGGTACGACTTTTTTTGATGAGCAGGTTCGGAGCTTTAATTTTATGCCACTCTGGACCTCGGGAAGTAGCTACTATGGGATGGTGGATTTTTCATCGTCGGATACTTCGGATTTGAAATCCACGAAGTTGACGGCTTTAAATGCTCGCGTTGATAAGTTGTTTTCATCGCCAGCAGCAACGACAACTGATAATGCTTTTTGCCAGATCCTTCATATTATTAAATCCAATGATCAAATAATTCCTGTGGATGCTCAAACGCCAACGGTCGTTATGCTGCTTACCAATGAAGATGATGAAACTCATTTTGTTGGTAATATTGCTGGGGCTGTAGCGCCTGGTGCCGTGGACATATTCAATGATTGCTTCTCTTCGGTGACATCTAAGAACGAAGTTCATGTCACTCCCTATACCTATTGGGGTGATCGTCAGTGGAACAGCTTTACGGTTATGGCGGATGCCACAGTGGATGGTGCGCCAGCGACCTTGCAAAGATCTGTGTCGATTCCTTTTTCTGTATATGATTCCTTTGCAAAAGTAGGCGATGATTGTATGAGCAAGGCACCACTATTTGCCGATAAAATTAAATCAGTTCTTATATCTTGGAACAGTACGAATTTAGTTTATTCAGGCACCTATACCGTCTCGAAGTGTGCGGTCACTCAGTCTCCATTTGTCCTGAAGCAGTCCTCAAATCCAGATGTTTGCCTTAATGAGGAAGCGTCCCTGCTTGTGGCATTTCCCCATTACGTTCCAGCTACATGCTATCGGCAGAGTGGTTCTGTAGGCAGTAGTTTTCTGAAGTGGGAAGGGGTTGTGCCAATGGTAAGCTGGACATCGCAGGCCTACATGGCTCAGGATGCGGCGCTGGCCATCATTGAGAGCGTTGCAGAAAAGAACTCTTCTAAAAATGTTTATTTTGTTCCGGTAATTCATCCCTCTGATCAAAGTAGCACGTGTCCTTTAACTACCGGGGCCGCTTACGGAACTAAATATGAAAAGCTGGTCAATCTATCTGGGGTGCAGGGCGAAGTGGTATCGATTTGTAGCAATGACTACAGTTCTAAAATCTCCTCATTGACTCAGGCGTTTTTAAATAATTTGGGAAAAGATGATATTACTCTGCCAGCCTCTGTCGCGGGATCTTTGAAGTCTGTTGAGGTTGTGCGAGGAGGCGCGACCTTGAATCCGGTGAAGGATTTGGACTATCGACTTTTTAATAACACGCTCATTTTTAATTCTGGCTATCTACAATCGACCGATGTCGTGAAGGTTTTCACTCAATGA
- a CDS encoding TldD/PmbA family protein — protein sequence MIIQPQILTKALDAALSTGADFADIFVEDTYSSNLTVLNSKADQAIVGQLYGAGIRLFFGHEIVYVTTNDLSETGLVKAALNAAQSRGSGEAKKSMPLMQVPFDSIHTFGEKPWEMNRDKKFQWLNSIDQHARNRNSAVTQVEAGLNEKFQRVQIANSRGLIAYDERAYSRIRLETFVEHMGVKESSADNEGHMGTSDLFDRVDLQKFTHENVDRAMRLTTAQYAPAGEMPVVIDNSFGGVIFHEACGHGLETTSVAKGASVFAGKLGQKIANECVNAIDDGTIENGWGSLNMDDEGNKTKRTTLIENGVLKSYIVDEMGAIQTGYEKTGSGRRQSYKYAPASRMRNTFIGAGKDSFEDMIRDVDYGLYAKKMGGGSVNPGTGDYNFQVQEGYIIRNGRVEEVVKGACLIGRGIDTLGKITKVSKDLKLATGMCGSVSGSIPAAVGQPQILVSSLMVGGRAK from the coding sequence ATGATTATTCAACCTCAAATTCTCACGAAAGCCCTGGACGCAGCTTTGTCTACGGGGGCAGATTTCGCCGATATCTTCGTGGAAGATACATACTCTTCAAATCTAACTGTTCTTAACTCTAAAGCAGATCAAGCCATTGTTGGGCAGCTTTATGGTGCGGGCATTCGCTTGTTCTTTGGTCATGAGATCGTCTATGTCACGACAAATGATTTATCCGAGACAGGTTTGGTGAAGGCTGCTTTGAATGCGGCACAAAGCCGGGGCTCGGGTGAAGCAAAAAAATCAATGCCGCTGATGCAAGTACCTTTCGACTCGATTCATACTTTCGGGGAAAAACCTTGGGAGATGAATCGCGACAAAAAGTTTCAATGGTTGAACTCCATTGATCAACATGCACGCAATCGAAATTCTGCGGTCACGCAAGTGGAAGCGGGATTGAATGAAAAGTTCCAGCGCGTTCAAATTGCCAACTCTCGCGGACTGATTGCCTATGATGAGCGTGCTTATTCGCGCATTCGTCTGGAAACCTTTGTTGAACACATGGGCGTGAAAGAAAGCTCTGCGGATAATGAAGGGCACATGGGAACTTCGGATCTTTTTGATCGCGTTGATTTGCAAAAGTTCACTCATGAAAACGTCGATCGCGCGATGAGACTCACGACTGCGCAATATGCTCCAGCGGGCGAGATGCCCGTTGTGATTGATAATTCATTTGGCGGAGTGATCTTCCATGAGGCTTGTGGTCATGGACTTGAAACGACCAGTGTTGCCAAGGGGGCCTCTGTATTTGCTGGTAAACTGGGTCAAAAGATCGCCAATGAATGCGTCAATGCCATTGATGATGGCACCATTGAAAATGGTTGGGGATCTTTGAATATGGATGATGAAGGCAATAAGACAAAACGCACGACCCTGATTGAAAATGGCGTTTTGAAATCTTATATCGTCGACGAGATGGGAGCGATACAAACCGGATATGAGAAAACCGGAAGTGGTCGTCGCCAATCATACAAATACGCTCCGGCTTCGCGCATGAGAAACACCTTCATTGGCGCCGGTAAGGATTCCTTTGAAGACATGATTCGCGATGTGGACTATGGCTTGTATGCGAAAAAGATGGGCGGTGGCTCGGTCAACCCAGGAACTGGCGACTATAATTTCCAAGTTCAAGAGGGTTATATCATTCGCAATGGTCGGGTTGAAGAAGTTGTGAAGGGTGCGTGTTTGATCGGTCGTGGTATTGATACTCTGGGCAAGATCACAAAAGTTTCTAAAGACCTAAAACTTGCAACGGGAATGTGTGGCTCCGTGAGTGGAAGTATTCCAGCAGCCGTCGGGCAGCCGCAAATCCTGGTATCAAGCTTGATGGTCGGTGGGAGAGCGAAATAA
- a CDS encoding LysR family transcriptional regulator: MDINVLKFFKTIANLGNMSRAAQELHVSQPTLTVAMRKLEDQLGVRLFERSKKGVTLTAAGLQIYQYSDQMVELWEEMLREAGTVNDAVRGTIRLGLHPSVARYALPTFLPSLMKEHPDLSVQLSHDLSRNVLQRVLDHALDAGLVMNPEKHPDLILKEICRDEVSVWKKKGSSLQDVLIYDPSLFQTQWILEKLQKKGLRYKRKLESSNLEVIAGLLQAGAGHAILPKRVALQNPFPLEEAHASLPSFQDHLYLVYRPSLRRSAIGKAFIEAVQSAPL; this comes from the coding sequence ATGGATATAAATGTCTTAAAGTTCTTTAAAACGATCGCCAACCTAGGGAATATGAGCCGTGCCGCTCAGGAGTTGCATGTCAGTCAACCGACTTTGACGGTGGCTATGCGCAAGCTTGAAGACCAACTGGGTGTGCGTCTGTTTGAAAGATCAAAAAAGGGAGTCACTCTGACTGCGGCTGGTCTGCAAATCTATCAGTACTCTGATCAGATGGTAGAGTTGTGGGAGGAGATGCTGCGGGAGGCGGGGACCGTCAATGATGCCGTACGGGGTACAATCCGTCTGGGGCTTCATCCCTCCGTGGCCCGCTATGCTCTGCCAACTTTTTTGCCTTCATTAATGAAAGAACATCCCGACTTGTCGGTGCAGTTGAGTCATGATCTGTCTCGTAATGTTTTGCAACGGGTCCTGGATCATGCACTGGATGCAGGACTGGTCATGAATCCCGAAAAGCATCCAGATTTGATTTTAAAGGAAATTTGCCGGGACGAGGTTTCTGTTTGGAAAAAGAAGGGTTCGAGTCTTCAGGATGTATTGATCTATGATCCCAGTTTATTTCAAACTCAGTGGATTTTAGAGAAGCTGCAGAAGAAAGGACTTCGCTATAAACGAAAGCTGGAATCTTCAAATTTGGAAGTGATCGCGGGTCTGCTCCAGGCCGGTGCAGGACATGCCATTCTTCCTAAACGAGTGGCATTGCAGAATCCGTTTCCGTTGGAAGAAGCCCATGCTTCTTTGCCCTCATTTCAGGATCATCTGTACCTGGTGTATCGGCCTTCTTTGCGGCGTTCGGCAATAGGTAAGGCATTCATTGAAGCTGTGCAAAGCGCGCCTCTTTGA
- a CDS encoding TldD/PmbA family protein, with protein MDAIKENFQKIVSEAQRDGAKVEMLISGGESLKLGFQQKKLEKFESTQSQMAGLRVILGANQGYAYTENLSLEALLRTYNDALNNAKTVQSEDAVEVPLVKPQVIPSLNLFNPEEIPMDKKMEVARSLEECCLNADARIQSVPYCGFNESISFRRVLNSEGLDQEFKQNYYTGYAYPLAKEGESSKMDGEGFFARSFKDIDAKEVAEEGVRKSISRLGAQKLKTGNYAVVIDREQFTTILTMISGYLSAKEVHENKSLLKGKLGQKIASEKFQLIDDALNVRGTSVRPFDSEGAPSQTTVLFENGVLKNYLTNLEYAKKMNLPHTAHAARSPASAMDIGPTNMIVAKGDKTLPELLSKYDKVVHLMEFSGALHSGFKESTGDFSMPAEGFLYENGKCMGPVDQFVMSGNVLDLLRDIDELGNEYNKEGNSLIAPDVLVKSLSFAGA; from the coding sequence ATGGATGCAATCAAAGAAAATTTCCAAAAGATTGTCAGTGAAGCTCAGCGCGATGGCGCAAAAGTGGAAATGCTAATTTCTGGTGGGGAATCGCTCAAGTTGGGTTTCCAGCAAAAGAAGCTGGAGAAGTTTGAATCGACGCAATCCCAAATGGCAGGCTTGCGTGTGATTCTGGGGGCGAATCAAGGGTATGCTTATACAGAAAATCTTTCCTTAGAAGCTTTGTTGCGCACCTATAACGATGCCTTGAACAATGCAAAGACGGTTCAGTCTGAAGACGCTGTTGAAGTGCCATTGGTGAAGCCGCAAGTGATTCCATCTTTGAATCTTTTTAATCCGGAAGAGATTCCGATGGATAAAAAAATGGAAGTGGCGAGATCCCTGGAGGAATGCTGCTTAAATGCGGATGCTCGTATTCAGTCAGTTCCCTATTGCGGGTTTAATGAAAGTATCAGCTTTAGACGTGTTTTAAATTCTGAAGGACTGGATCAGGAATTTAAGCAAAATTATTATACAGGATATGCTTACCCTTTGGCTAAAGAGGGTGAGTCTTCGAAAATGGACGGTGAGGGATTCTTTGCTCGATCTTTTAAAGACATTGATGCTAAAGAAGTGGCTGAAGAAGGCGTTCGTAAATCGATCTCGCGTTTAGGTGCACAGAAGTTGAAGACGGGGAACTATGCCGTGGTGATTGATCGTGAGCAGTTCACAACGATTTTGACCATGATCTCTGGTTATTTGTCGGCAAAAGAAGTCCATGAGAACAAGTCTTTGCTTAAGGGCAAGCTGGGGCAAAAGATTGCCAGTGAAAAATTTCAACTGATCGATGATGCTCTTAATGTGCGCGGTACTTCTGTGCGACCTTTTGATTCAGAGGGGGCGCCTTCACAGACAACGGTGCTTTTTGAAAATGGGGTTCTGAAAAATTATCTAACCAATTTGGAGTACGCGAAAAAAATGAACTTGCCGCATACAGCGCATGCGGCTCGCAGTCCGGCTTCGGCAATGGATATCGGACCCACAAATATGATTGTTGCGAAAGGTGACAAGACATTGCCAGAGCTGCTTTCAAAGTACGACAAAGTCGTTCATTTAATGGAGTTCTCAGGTGCCCTGCATTCAGGCTTCAAAGAGTCCACAGGGGATTTCTCTATGCCGGCGGAAGGCTTTCTATATGAGAATGGCAAGTGCATGGGGCCCGTCGATCAATTTGTGATGTCAGGAAATGTTTTGGATTTGCTTCGCGATATTGATGAGCTTGGCAATGAGTACAACAAAGAAGGGAATTCTTTGATTGCCCCGGATGTTCTTGTGAAGTCTTTAAGCTTTGCTGGTGCTTAG
- a CDS encoding outer membrane beta-barrel protein — MKLTTITLNIATLLSSVSVHAADFGGVKVTGEASFDYNYLSSGDNRYPAAGGASPDTYRFNQAQILISKETDELSLLARLNYTPVDYMQSSTASGKASFGSLDQLEVYYKVRPDFSIGFGRLSTTLGFESCLKTDNIFYSNTVAYQGIVPGYGEGLRAKYTPGEWLALTLTTYNRSPYGSFGDDNTPTKSTELSATGILGTFTWFAGSVMGTDGDSSPTTRKVERQTSSIWFTNKFSDSIALSGTYDSRSQKPQDGSYTYAQSVSGQLAYTSGKNTLAVRYESVLGAGELDTLNGTASSNFYPGADKVQIWSASENYHLTENLKVFLEYRHDDIDQPVLKNSAGDATKDLYMVTLGALAHF, encoded by the coding sequence TTGAAACTAACAACCATCACCCTAAACATAGCAACTCTTCTGTCGAGCGTTTCAGTTCATGCTGCAGATTTCGGAGGCGTCAAAGTAACCGGCGAAGCCTCCTTTGACTACAACTACCTCTCCTCTGGCGACAATCGCTACCCCGCTGCGGGTGGTGCGTCGCCAGATACATATCGCTTTAACCAAGCACAGATTCTTATCAGCAAAGAGACAGACGAACTGTCGCTTCTAGCTCGACTTAACTACACTCCTGTCGACTATATGCAATCGAGCACCGCCTCAGGGAAAGCAAGTTTTGGATCTTTAGATCAACTTGAAGTCTATTACAAAGTCAGACCAGACTTTTCAATTGGCTTCGGACGTCTGAGCACAACCTTGGGCTTTGAATCCTGCTTGAAGACGGACAATATCTTTTACTCAAACACGGTGGCCTACCAGGGCATTGTGCCTGGATACGGTGAAGGGCTCAGAGCCAAATACACACCTGGTGAATGGCTGGCCTTAACACTGACCACCTACAACCGCAGCCCTTACGGTTCTTTTGGTGATGACAACACTCCAACAAAATCAACTGAGCTTTCGGCAACTGGAATACTGGGAACCTTTACTTGGTTTGCCGGCAGTGTCATGGGCACTGATGGAGACTCCTCCCCTACCACCCGAAAAGTTGAACGCCAAACTTCCAGCATCTGGTTCACAAATAAATTTTCAGATTCAATTGCTTTAAGTGGAACTTACGATTCAAGATCGCAAAAGCCCCAAGACGGTTCTTACACTTATGCACAGTCAGTTTCAGGTCAGCTCGCATACACCTCAGGAAAAAACACTCTGGCTGTACGCTATGAATCGGTATTGGGTGCTGGCGAACTGGACACTCTCAATGGCACAGCGTCTTCCAATTTCTATCCAGGGGCTGACAAAGTCCAAATTTGGTCTGCGAGTGAAAACTATCACCTAACAGAAAATCTCAAAGTTTTCTTGGAGTATCGTCACGACGATATTGATCAACCGGTTTTGAAAAACAGTGCTGGTGATGCAACGAAAGACCTTTACATGGTCACGCTCGGAGCTTTAGCTCACTTCTAG